The Candidozyma auris chromosome 1, complete sequence genome includes a region encoding these proteins:
- the MRPL36 gene encoding mitochondrial 54S ribosomal protein bL31m, whose translation MFPSARSITSGVHFVNSVRHSSNVRLSGRRVMKTIKMGKARPAIFHQFETFVELSDGSVVKRRSQAPKDEIRMISDQRSSPMWNPTRDDLDDTDPNAVGKVDRFRKRFGGFDGAEEASEKLSFQERRKQANEQKENLFDLLGENATEVKGGKVQPKWAKKKK comes from the coding sequence ATGTTTCCGTCGGCAAGAAGCATTACAAGCGGAGTCCACTTTGTGAACTCCGTAAGACACTCAAGTAATGTCAGGCTTTCCGGCAGAAGAGTGATGAAAACCATCAAGATGGGGAAAGCCAGACCAGCGATCTTCCATCAGTTCGAGACGTTTGTGGAGCTTTCTGACGGCTCTGTGgtaaaaagaagatctcaGGCACCTAAAGACGAGATAAGAATGATCTCGGACCAGCGGTCCAGTCCGATGTGGAATCCAACGAGAGACGACTTAGACGATACCGATCCTAACGCTGTGGGCAAAGTTGATAGATTCAGGAAGAGGTTTGGGGGCTTCGATGGTGCCGAGGAAGCTTCGGAGAAGCTCTCATTTCaggagagaagaaaacagGCCAACGAACAGAAGGAGAACTTGTTCGATCTCTTGGGTGAGAATGCCACTGAAGTCAAGGGTGGTAAGGTGCAGCCTAAGTgggcgaagaagaagaaataa